The window gttagccgccgtgcgacttttgttgacggtctgatagccctgcgtcgccgcctcgctgatattcccacggacatgtttcaagaaaaatgcctggcaaaaaacgctgttctgcgtcaaattctattctataaaacatgtgggactcagtgttacagtctaaatattttgtagaagcaccgctgtgggaaagaaggtccaagcaatgtaatacatcacgtagcatgaagctcgctgtcaactggctcacgactgtttgaaactctaagtctaatcaacagccgtgtttgattgatagccggcggccctttgatcaagtcggcgaaaggtgcgttagttagacagtttgcgtttagttttgatacgtaattataagttagacagtggtgaaaatgattattttctcatcaatatttctcttcagaatcatttgaacttaattgtacatccaaacaattggcttacctgtgcaatgtttatatataagtaaagatcagtgtactgaaatcatgtgtagcgtATTGCTCCCAGTCAacagatcagcattttctctatagtgaccacctgtctatatagtggccacatttctatcactggactggaaagaaaagtgatgtattttccNNNNNNNNNNNNNNNNNNNNNNNNNNNNNNNNNNNNNNNNNNNNNNNNNNNNNNNNNNNNNNNNNNNNNNNNNNNNNNNNNNNNNNNNNNNNNNNNNNNNNNNNNNNNNNNNNNNNNNNNNNNNNNNNNNNNNNNNNNNNNNNNNNNNNNNNNNNNNNNNNNNNNNNNNNNNNNNNNNNNNNNNNNNNNNNNNNNNNNNNNNNNNNNNNNNNNNNNNNNNNNNNNNNNNNNNNNNNNNNNNNNNNNNNNNNNNNNNNNNNNNNNNNNNNNNNNNNNNNNNNNNNNNNNNNNNNNNNNNNNNNNNNNNNNNNNNNNNNNNNNNNNNNNNNNNNNNNNNNNNNNNNNNNNNNNNNNNNNNNNNNNNNNNNNNNNNNNNNNNNNNNNNNNNNNNNNNNNNNNNNNNNNNNNNNNNNNNNNNNNNNNNNNNNNNNNNNNNNNNNNNNNNNNNNNNNNNNNNNNNNNNNNNNNNNNNNNNNNNNNNNNNNNNNNNNNNNNNNNNNNNNNNNNNNNNNNNNNNNNNNNNNNNNNNNNNNNNNNNNNNNNNNNNNNNNNNNNNNNNNNNNNNNNNNNNNNNNNNNNNNNNNNNNNNNNNNNNNNNNNNNNNNNNNNNNNNNNNNNNNNNNNNNNNNNNNNNNNNNNNNNNNNNNNNNNNNNNNNNNNNNNNNNNNNNgaatggaaggtgtgattattgtcattttctgaaaaatagaagcaagctctgtttggACCTTGGAATCAATTTCACAaaaccagtccactttgggggataatgtactgttaagatgtttcatttttgcgcaggggtgatttgcaacagtccaatgttgcgtggaaaggggtatggctgaaatatgctgtatttgctctcaagcaaatgtcggcctttctagttcattcTGAGTTTTCCAACTGGCTCCCACCAcacatagcctgtgtttacacaatctctcaatggctggggttaatgaccccgtCCCCGAGAgcggcaatactatagggccggccgctaggagcacgattttagtcaggctaccaccACACATCGCTCTGAGGCACATTGTCGGCACCTCAggaatgctgacaaccttagccAGTTTAACTGCCGAACATCACGGTTCAAGAACACCAGGCTACGATATGGCGTCGATCTGTTAAACTCACATTAGACTTTGAAGTgtcacatatttatatttcctaatcagatggacattgtttttgtctttaataaataaaccagttctctcccataacagtaatatccattactctcaaataccaTCAACCAGACCATCAGACCATCAACAATACATAATATccacaaaaagcaataaatatttcatggaggtatgaggtccccgaactctttGTTATTACAGCCAACTCAATTTCTAAATGGTAGACTAAGgaaatacataaatgtcatatgatgtaggtgtctgtggattgttattagctgcattgactgttacgtATACGTCTGACAGCAGGACCAAAGCAGATGCTATCAAGTGGAATACTTCTCTCATGAAGAAGCCAGGAGAACTGACCTCTAGTCTGGACAGTAGCCTGTCCTCGTCGATGAGTGCCTGCCAGCTGGACTCAGAGGCCTCCTGTGTTTCTGCCATCACCCTCTGTAGTGTAGCCAACTTGTTCTCCAGCATCTGTTCTCTGTGGGCTGCTTcctacatgatgtacatgtacacattgtacATAATGGTTCTAAGAAGTTCCTCTTAACCTAGTCTGAAGACTCTTAGCTTGTAAGATTTAAATCAAATTTACAAAGCCACTGCTTTCGATACATATGAAGTATAACATGATTTCTCCCCTTGTAGGATAAGGCTCATCCCTTGTAGTCTGAGTGGGTGAGTCATGTTGTACTAACCTGTAGATACTGCTGCAGCTGGTACAGGTCCTGTGCCTGGATCTGGATCACACTGGGAGGACCCATCTGTAGGGAACACAAAAAACAGAGTCAGATCCTCTGAAGATACACCTTGTTGACAAACCGTATTTCTTGTAATAAAGGATGCACTTTTTCTACATTTCAACTTTGTGAGTATAAAAAGTGCTTCAAGTCCAACTTATTTGAGTTTTTCTCTCCAgatcagaggcggcggcaccaaatttcgtctgggggggcgaacttttactgacagaattgtaCGGCACatgtagcgccgaaggcgctaccagtcgcgccggaggcgcgaccatcctaggggggtccgggggcatgctccccc of the Branchiostoma floridae strain S238N-H82 unplaced genomic scaffold, Bfl_VNyyK Sc7u5tJ_408, whole genome shotgun sequence genome contains:
- the LOC118408788 gene encoding sarcolemmal membrane-associated protein-like, encoding MGPPSVIQIQAQDLYQLQQYLQEAAHREQMLENKLATLQRVMAETQEASESSWQALIDEDRLLSRLEVSSPGFFMREVFHLIASALVLLSDVYVTVNAANNNPQTPTSYDIYVFP